The DNA region CGGCCGCGCTGCCCACGCTCGAGGGGCTCTCCGAGGAGCAGTACGGCGAGCGCATCGCCGCACGCCAGCGCGCGGTCGCCCGGCGAATGATCAGCTAGCGACGGTGACGGGGGCCTGATCGCCGGGCGCTGCCCTTGCCGCCACCGGTCAGGTGTGGCAGGAAGGAGGCGTGCCCGGCGCCCGCGTGCTCCTCGCCGCGGTCCTGACCGCGGCGGTGCTCACCGCGTGCTCGGGGCCGGACGCCACCGGCCCCGACGACGACCGCACGTCCTCGGGCGCCCCCTCCCCGTCGGGCCGCCCCTCGGGGTCAGCGGCCGGACCCTCCTCGACCGCGGGACCGAGCAGATCCGCGGCGGCGCCGCGGGTCCCGGTGGACGCGGCCCGTACGACGACCGCAGTGGCGGCGGTGCGCCACCTGGCGGGCCGGATCGGCGCCAGACCGGGCACGTCGCCGGCGTACTTCCGGGCCGCGGACTGGGTCGAGGGTCGGCTCACGGAGCTGGGCTGGACGGTGGAGCGCCAGTCGTTCCGGGCCCCCGGCGGGGTGTCGTGGGGTGAGCCGGTGGCGGCGGGCCGCTCGGTCAACCTGGTCGCGCGGCTGGGCGAGGTCCGCCCTGATCGGGGCTGGCTGGCGGTGGGCGCCCACCTGGACACGGTGCCGCAGGCGCCGGGCGCGGAGGACAACGCGTCGGGCGTCGGCGTGCTGCTGGCCGTCGCCGAGGCGCTGGCCGGGCACCGCACCCGCCTGCCGGTGGTCCTGGTCGCCTACGGCGCGGAGGAGCCGCGCGGGCCGACCGACGACGACCACCACTACGGCTCCCGCGCCTTCGTGGCCTCCCTCGACGCGGCGCGGCGGAAGAGCCTGCGCGGCATGATCTCCCTGGACCGGGTCGGCGTGGGTGCGGCGGTGGTGATCGGCTCCCCGACGTCCCCGGACCCGCTCCGCGCCGAGGTGGTCGCCGCGGCGCGACGTGCCCACGTGCCGCACCGGGTCGAGGACGGGCAGCGCTCCAGCGACCACTGGTCCTTCGTCCGTGCCGGGCTGGCGGGTGTGCGGCTCGGCAGCACGCCGTACGCCGGCTACCACTCGCCCGGGGACGTCCCGTCCGTGGTCGACCCCGCCCAGCTGGGGCGCACGGCGCGGCTGGTGCTGGCCTGGCTGCGGTGACGCTCGGTGCGGGACCGGGGGTCAGCCCGCGTACGGCCCGGTCGAGGTGCTGCGCACGGCGTC from Nocardioides sambongensis includes:
- a CDS encoding M28 family metallopeptidase, which encodes MPGARVLLAAVLTAAVLTACSGPDATGPDDDRTSSGAPSPSGRPSGSAAGPSSTAGPSRSAAAPRVPVDAARTTTAVAAVRHLAGRIGARPGTSPAYFRAADWVEGRLTELGWTVERQSFRAPGGVSWGEPVAAGRSVNLVARLGEVRPDRGWLAVGAHLDTVPQAPGAEDNASGVGVLLAVAEALAGHRTRLPVVLVAYGAEEPRGPTDDDHHYGSRAFVASLDAARRKSLRGMISLDRVGVGAAVVIGSPTSPDPLRAEVVAAARRAHVPHRVEDGQRSSDHWSFVRAGLAGVRLGSTPYAGYHSPGDVPSVVDPAQLGRTARLVLAWLR